Proteins encoded by one window of Rhodohalobacter sp. SW132:
- a CDS encoding FAD/NAD(P)-binding oxidoreductase has product MENLRTYTGKNVKPDKARPYANHHQFLIIGGGTGGITAAAQLKKKLKKPDIAIIEPSDVHYYQPMWTFNGAGVFDKEKSKKLMKDIMPNDVAWIKDYVVAFHPEQNIVETECGTFYSYEFLVVAPGIQVDWDAIPGLAENIGTKGICSIYAYNQVDYVHECIHMLKEGRALFTQPNTKFKCGGAPQKIMYLSSDSWKNSGALHDIDVTFTSAGSVIFGVPEIAEALQPVIKRYGIDVKLLHNLKEIKADEKIAVYDIMKDGKPVDEMEIEYDMLHVTPPMSSPDFIKNSPLADSEGWVDVDKHSLQHKKYPNIFSLGDAGSTPNAKTGAAVRKQAPVVTGNLASLQKEGKIDENFIYDGYGSCPLITGYNKLILAEFDYENKMTPSFPFNQAKERRSMYHMKKDLLPMIYWQGMLKGRA; this is encoded by the coding sequence ATGGAAAATTTAAGAACATATACGGGGAAAAATGTGAAGCCTGATAAGGCTCGTCCGTACGCTAATCACCACCAGTTTTTAATAATAGGTGGTGGTACCGGCGGGATCACCGCAGCTGCACAGCTCAAGAAAAAACTAAAAAAGCCGGATATTGCAATTATAGAGCCTTCCGATGTGCACTACTACCAGCCCATGTGGACTTTTAATGGTGCGGGGGTTTTTGATAAAGAAAAATCAAAGAAATTAATGAAGGATATTATGCCCAACGATGTGGCCTGGATTAAAGATTATGTGGTTGCTTTTCATCCTGAGCAGAATATCGTTGAAACGGAATGTGGTACATTCTACTCTTATGAGTTCCTGGTGGTTGCACCGGGTATACAGGTTGACTGGGATGCCATACCTGGCCTTGCAGAAAATATCGGAACAAAAGGTATTTGCAGTATTTACGCCTACAATCAGGTAGATTATGTGCATGAATGTATTCATATGTTGAAGGAAGGCCGTGCACTCTTCACACAGCCTAACACCAAGTTTAAATGCGGGGGAGCGCCACAAAAAATCATGTATCTGTCATCAGACTCATGGAAAAACAGTGGAGCCTTACATGATATAGACGTGACGTTTACCAGTGCAGGATCGGTGATCTTTGGGGTACCCGAGATTGCCGAAGCGCTGCAGCCGGTTATTAAGCGATACGGGATTGACGTTAAACTTCTGCATAATCTGAAGGAGATTAAAGCTGACGAAAAAATTGCCGTTTACGACATTATGAAAGATGGAAAACCGGTGGACGAGATGGAAATTGAGTATGATATGCTGCACGTTACCCCACCTATGAGTTCGCCTGATTTTATAAAGAACAGCCCGCTTGCAGATTCAGAGGGATGGGTTGATGTTGATAAGCATTCACTTCAGCATAAAAAGTATCCGAACATATTCTCATTGGGAGATGCAGGCAGTACGCCTAACGCAAAAACCGGTGCGGCTGTACGCAAGCAGGCCCCTGTAGTTACGGGCAACCTGGCATCACTGCAAAAGGAGGGGAAAATTGATGAAAATTTCATTTATGACGGTTACGGGTCCTGCCCGCTAATCACTGGCTACAATAAGTTAATTCTTGCTGAATTTGATTACGAGAATAAAATGACCCCATCTTTCCCTTTTAACCAAGCTAAAGAGCGCCGGAGTATGTACCACATGAAAAAGGATTTACTGCCAATGATCTATTGGCAGGGAATGCTGAAAGGGAGGGCGTAA
- a CDS encoding YeeE/YedE family protein: protein MLDFLYQPWPWYVAGPIIGLTVPVLLLLGGKMFGVSANLRHACAACNFGNVEFFNYDWKTAGKWNFTFLIGTVLGGFLGGYIFANPEPIALAASTIADLQSLGITDFSGLVPDDLFAWDMLGTGVGLTVLVLGGFLVGFGARYAGGCTSGHAISGLSDLQMASLIAVIGFFIGGLIMTFFIYPIILN, encoded by the coding sequence ATGTTAGACTTTTTATATCAACCATGGCCTTGGTATGTGGCCGGTCCCATTATCGGATTAACCGTACCCGTTTTACTACTTCTTGGCGGTAAAATGTTTGGGGTGTCTGCCAATCTCCGGCACGCCTGTGCAGCCTGTAACTTCGGGAACGTTGAATTCTTCAACTACGACTGGAAAACAGCCGGTAAGTGGAATTTCACCTTCTTAATTGGAACCGTTTTAGGTGGTTTTTTAGGCGGATACATATTCGCCAACCCGGAACCAATAGCCCTGGCGGCTTCAACGATAGCTGACCTGCAGTCGCTCGGAATAACAGACTTCAGCGGACTGGTTCCTGATGATCTGTTTGCCTGGGATATGCTTGGAACCGGCGTTGGGCTCACCGTATTAGTGCTTGGTGGATTTTTGGTTGGATTTGGAGCGCGATACGCCGGCGGCTGTACTTCAGGCCACGCAATCTCAGGCTTATCAGACCTTCAGATGGCCTCACTGATCGCCGTAATCGGTTTCTTCATCGGCGGATTGATCATGACATTCTTCATCTATCCAATCATACTGAATTAA
- a CDS encoding DUF6691 family protein produces MKFSEYLKYLLIGTAFGFVLVKSEVVSWFRIQEMFRFDDFHMYGVIGLAVIVGIISVQIIKRNNMKDAQGNPISIPPKDASQVKRYLIGGSMFGLGWALLGACPGPMFALLGSGLTIMVIPILAALAGTYTYGVLRDKLPH; encoded by the coding sequence ATGAAATTTTCAGAATATTTAAAATACCTGTTAATCGGTACAGCCTTTGGTTTTGTACTGGTAAAATCAGAAGTAGTATCCTGGTTCAGAATCCAGGAAATGTTTCGGTTTGATGATTTCCACATGTATGGAGTTATCGGATTAGCCGTGATTGTCGGGATAATATCCGTGCAGATCATAAAACGAAATAACATGAAAGATGCGCAGGGAAACCCCATTTCGATTCCGCCCAAAGATGCATCTCAGGTTAAGCGATACCTGATTGGCGGAAGTATGTTCGGATTAGGGTGGGCTCTTTTAGGGGCGTGTCCGGGCCCGATGTTTGCACTGCTTGGAAGTGGATTAACCATAATGGTGATCCCGATTTTGGCAGCACTTGCCGGCACATATACGTATGGTGTTTTGAGGGATAAATTACCGCATTGA
- a CDS encoding rhodanese-like domain-containing protein, which produces MYFKQFFDEKLAQYAYMVGCQANGTAVVIDPMRDIDQYIDHAAKQGLTITAAVDTHIHADYISGLREFAERGVKVYASDEGDKDWKYEWLIGSDYDYEFMTDGDEFKIGNITIKAWHTPGHTPEHLSYFITDGAAADEPMGVATGDFVFVGDVGRPDLLESAAGQLDVMEPSARTLFGTVEQFKKLPEYMQVWPGHGAGSACGKALGAIPETTVGYELRYNSSIKSATSEDSFVDFILEGQPEPPLYFARMKRDNKIGPALIGGLPSVNRLNLNQISKLADKENAVVLDTRELNDFASGHIPGSLLSPLNKQFNTVAGSYITEDEDIYLVVEEHQLEETVRDLYRIGLDHVKGFITARDLLLYKEQDGAMDTLELVRFDVVEDLGTEEQVLDVRKASEYKENHIDGAINSAHTRLLANIDDLPKNKKLYVHCMTGGRSAVAAAFLKKKGFEVALIDDNFTEYMKNVPAS; this is translated from the coding sequence ATGTATTTCAAACAATTCTTTGACGAAAAACTGGCGCAGTACGCCTACATGGTAGGCTGCCAAGCCAATGGAACAGCTGTAGTAATTGACCCGATGCGGGATATCGATCAGTATATCGATCATGCTGCAAAACAGGGGTTAACCATTACAGCCGCTGTTGATACACACATTCACGCCGATTACATTTCCGGGTTGCGGGAATTTGCTGAACGGGGAGTAAAGGTTTACGCATCTGACGAAGGCGATAAAGACTGGAAGTATGAGTGGCTGATCGGCAGTGACTACGATTATGAGTTTATGACCGATGGTGATGAGTTCAAAATTGGAAACATTACTATTAAAGCATGGCACACACCGGGACATACTCCTGAGCACCTGAGTTATTTCATCACCGATGGAGCCGCCGCAGATGAGCCGATGGGTGTTGCCACAGGCGATTTTGTATTTGTTGGTGATGTTGGACGGCCAGACCTGCTCGAGTCTGCAGCCGGGCAGCTGGATGTAATGGAACCCTCAGCCCGAACACTTTTCGGTACTGTAGAGCAGTTCAAAAAGCTTCCTGAGTATATGCAAGTCTGGCCAGGTCACGGTGCCGGGAGTGCATGCGGTAAAGCTCTGGGCGCCATTCCCGAAACCACGGTTGGCTATGAGCTTCGATACAATAGCTCAATCAAGTCAGCTACATCAGAAGATAGTTTTGTAGACTTTATTCTCGAAGGCCAGCCCGAACCGCCTCTCTATTTTGCCCGCATGAAAAGAGATAACAAAATTGGCCCGGCCCTGATCGGCGGATTACCCTCCGTAAATCGGCTAAATTTGAACCAGATCAGCAAGCTTGCAGACAAGGAGAACGCCGTAGTACTTGATACAAGGGAGCTAAATGATTTTGCATCCGGACACATACCCGGTTCATTGCTTTCTCCATTAAATAAACAGTTCAACACCGTAGCGGGATCATACATAACGGAAGATGAGGATATCTACCTGGTAGTTGAAGAGCACCAACTTGAAGAGACTGTGCGGGATCTCTACAGAATTGGCCTGGACCACGTAAAGGGATTTATTACAGCCAGGGATCTGCTGCTCTACAAAGAACAGGATGGCGCGATGGATACCCTTGAGCTGGTCAGATTTGATGTGGTCGAAGACCTGGGAACTGAAGAACAGGTTCTGGATGTAAGAAAAGCTTCAGAATACAAAGAAAACCATATCGACGGCGCTATTAACTCCGCGCATACACGTCTGCTTGCTAACATAGACGACCTGCCAAAAAACAAAAAGCTCTATGTCCACTGTATGACAGGCGGCCGGTCGGCAGTGGCAGCCGCTTTTCTGAAAAAGAAAGGCTTTGAAGTTGCCCTGATCGATGACAATTTTACCGAGTACATGAAAAACGTACCTGCTTCTTAA
- a CDS encoding SulP family inorganic anion transporter, whose translation MTTLAKHIINYFPLAETLRRYNKEALKGDLSAGLTIGIMLIPQGMAYALIAGLPPEYGLYAALAPLVMYALMGTSRHLSVGPVALVSLLVASAINPLASTPEEYIAMSILLALLVGGLQFLFGILKLGFLVNLLSHPVLSGFISAAAIYIGLSQLHHVFGVESVSGGLHEIVYGIALQLNEVSVWTLVVSIAAIIILFVFKKKAPSIPGPVVVVILGIGLLYTTNLNHLGVSVVGEIPRGLPGFQIPVISWEMTQALFPMAMAIALVGYMEAIAVAKAVQQKSNEYTINANQELAAIGTGNIVGAFFQAYPGTGSFSRTAVSYESGGKTPVTSLFAVAVVAIALMFLTPVFYYLPKAILGAIIMLAVYGLIDIEHFKKLWQLKHYDRYMFLATFAGTLFVGIKEGILLGVTLSVIMLVYRSARPNETILGRIPDTHVFRNVDRYETERQKEILIYRFDAPLHFANAEFFRRQIDKIIKNNPFTECLILDLNGVNDIDSTGLDELFKLKEDLGEKHIDLHLTEVKARVRDLINRKSKNPNDWHFFMTIDGAIEAAEQSDPDLKNIHTDI comes from the coding sequence ATGACTACCTTAGCTAAGCATATCATCAACTATTTCCCCCTGGCTGAAACGCTTAGACGTTATAATAAAGAGGCATTGAAGGGAGATCTCAGCGCCGGACTGACGATCGGCATCATGCTGATTCCACAAGGAATGGCGTACGCTTTAATTGCGGGATTGCCACCTGAATATGGTCTTTATGCAGCACTGGCGCCGCTTGTGATGTATGCTTTGATGGGAACTTCACGCCATCTTAGCGTGGGGCCGGTTGCACTTGTCTCACTCCTTGTAGCGTCAGCCATCAATCCTTTAGCAAGTACCCCGGAAGAGTACATCGCCATGAGTATTCTTCTTGCACTACTGGTGGGCGGCCTGCAATTCCTTTTTGGGATTTTAAAACTGGGTTTTCTTGTCAACCTGCTCTCTCACCCTGTTCTTTCGGGATTTATTTCCGCGGCAGCGATCTACATCGGGCTGAGTCAGCTCCATCATGTTTTTGGAGTGGAATCGGTCTCTGGTGGATTACACGAAATTGTTTACGGTATCGCTCTTCAGCTGAACGAGGTTAGCGTGTGGACTCTTGTCGTTAGCATAGCTGCTATTATCATTCTTTTTGTATTCAAGAAAAAAGCACCTTCCATTCCCGGCCCAGTAGTTGTTGTGATTCTTGGAATCGGACTGCTATATACTACAAATCTAAACCACCTTGGTGTATCTGTGGTAGGTGAAATTCCCCGCGGACTTCCCGGTTTTCAAATTCCGGTTATAAGCTGGGAAATGACGCAGGCTCTGTTCCCAATGGCGATGGCTATTGCCCTGGTTGGATATATGGAGGCCATTGCGGTGGCCAAAGCTGTTCAACAGAAATCAAATGAGTACACTATCAATGCAAACCAGGAGCTGGCAGCAATCGGCACCGGCAATATTGTGGGAGCTTTTTTCCAGGCGTACCCGGGAACAGGAAGTTTTTCACGTACGGCAGTCTCGTATGAATCGGGCGGAAAAACCCCCGTAACCAGCCTGTTTGCTGTAGCTGTGGTGGCCATCGCCCTAATGTTTTTAACACCGGTCTTCTACTACCTTCCCAAAGCCATTCTGGGAGCCATCATCATGCTGGCGGTTTACGGTTTGATTGATATTGAGCACTTTAAAAAATTATGGCAACTGAAACACTACGACCGATACATGTTCCTCGCCACATTTGCCGGAACACTATTTGTTGGCATTAAAGAAGGAATTTTACTGGGTGTCACGCTTTCAGTTATCATGCTTGTCTACCGGTCGGCCCGTCCCAATGAAACGATACTAGGGCGCATTCCGGATACTCATGTTTTTCGAAATGTAGATCGTTACGAAACCGAGCGACAGAAAGAGATTCTGATTTACAGGTTTGATGCCCCTCTCCATTTTGCCAATGCAGAATTTTTCCGCAGACAGATTGATAAAATCATTAAAAATAATCCCTTCACAGAATGCCTGATCCTGGACCTGAACGGTGTAAATGATATCGATTCTACAGGTTTGGATGAACTCTTTAAACTGAAAGAAGATCTTGGGGAGAAACACATCGACCTTCACCTTACTGAGGTTAAAGCAAGAGTGAGAGACCTGATCAACCGAAAGAGCAAAAATCCGAATGATTGGCATTTTTTTATGACGATTGACGGAGCAATTGAAGCCGCTGAGCAATCAGACCCGGATTTAAAAAATATCCATACTGATATTTAA
- a CDS encoding SLC13 family permease, translating into METEILIVLSIMAFTIFMLVTEIVRIDVTAIITMLLLSWTGILTSHEALSGFSSNAVVAMIAVMILGEGVAKTGMMSRFSKWLLKRVGSKKNSVLGALSLSVGTLSGVIQNIGAAALFLPSIIDIARRIKVSASVFIMPIGFAAIIGGTLTMVGSGHLILTNDLLESADLDPYGLFAVTPVGIALLFSAILFFLFFGKFMLPQGETDGKLAKTEQEKVVEAFNLKKDIKYFKIPKDSPMAGKTVEETGIWSIHDINILAVGREKSPNFAPWRETVLEAGQILALYGDEKKISLFAQKFGIEQTDKYGIFEDIDDPEESGFAEVIVPPRSDLVEKTIRQYSLRKKHAVEPVMLFSEGEKVEGDFSDRKIKPGDTFIIYGPWNHIMDLQSSEPFVVATSVTAERKDPSKTWQAAGSFFLAIVLAMSGFSISISFLTGAVVMVLTNVMSIQDAYKAVEWKVVFLLVGLIPLGVAMQNSGTAEFLAENVMTVVEGSHLLVLLFTVGILSTIFSLVMSNVGAVVVLAPLVVSIGLIAGVDPRPLVLLAAVNAGNSFVLPTHQVNALMMTAGGYKTRDYFKAGGGMTIIFLVVSVLFFYYTFF; encoded by the coding sequence ATGGAAACTGAAATTTTAATCGTCCTCTCTATAATGGCGTTCACCATCTTTATGCTGGTGACCGAGATTGTCCGGATAGATGTAACCGCAATCATCACTATGCTGTTACTGAGCTGGACAGGTATATTAACAAGCCATGAAGCTCTTTCAGGATTTTCCAGCAACGCCGTTGTGGCGATGATTGCCGTTATGATTCTGGGTGAAGGTGTTGCCAAAACGGGGATGATGTCGCGCTTTTCAAAATGGCTTCTGAAAAGAGTGGGATCCAAAAAAAACTCGGTGTTAGGGGCGCTCTCACTGTCAGTCGGAACACTTTCCGGTGTGATTCAAAATATCGGGGCCGCTGCGCTTTTTCTTCCAAGCATTATTGATATCGCACGGCGAATAAAAGTCTCTGCCTCTGTATTTATCATGCCGATAGGTTTTGCAGCTATCATCGGCGGCACCCTAACCATGGTAGGGTCGGGGCATTTAATCCTGACAAATGACCTGCTGGAGAGCGCGGATCTTGATCCCTATGGACTATTTGCAGTAACCCCGGTAGGAATTGCTCTTCTTTTTTCCGCGATTCTCTTCTTCCTCTTTTTCGGAAAGTTTATGCTTCCTCAGGGTGAAACCGATGGGAAGCTTGCAAAAACCGAACAGGAAAAAGTTGTCGAAGCATTTAACCTAAAAAAGGATATCAAATATTTTAAAATACCAAAAGACAGTCCCATGGCCGGTAAAACGGTTGAAGAGACAGGGATCTGGAGTATTCACGATATTAACATTCTCGCTGTCGGCAGAGAGAAATCACCCAATTTTGCCCCCTGGCGCGAAACGGTACTTGAAGCAGGACAAATCTTAGCCCTCTACGGCGATGAAAAGAAAATATCACTGTTTGCGCAAAAGTTCGGGATTGAACAGACAGATAAATACGGCATTTTTGAGGATATCGATGACCCTGAAGAATCAGGTTTTGCAGAAGTTATTGTACCTCCCCGATCCGACCTGGTTGAAAAGACCATACGCCAGTATTCACTTAGGAAAAAACACGCTGTGGAGCCGGTTATGCTTTTCAGTGAAGGTGAAAAAGTTGAGGGCGATTTTTCTGACAGAAAAATCAAACCCGGTGACACATTTATCATATACGGACCGTGGAACCACATTATGGACCTGCAGAGCAGTGAGCCATTTGTAGTTGCTACTTCCGTAACGGCTGAAAGAAAAGATCCCTCCAAAACGTGGCAGGCAGCAGGCAGCTTCTTTCTTGCAATTGTTTTGGCTATGAGCGGGTTCTCCATCTCTATCTCATTTCTCACAGGTGCTGTAGTTATGGTTCTTACCAATGTAATGAGCATTCAGGATGCCTATAAGGCTGTGGAATGGAAGGTGGTTTTTCTGTTGGTCGGGCTTATTCCTCTTGGCGTTGCAATGCAAAACAGCGGTACAGCCGAGTTTTTAGCAGAAAATGTAATGACGGTGGTGGAAGGAAGTCATTTACTGGTTCTACTTTTTACGGTTGGAATTCTTTCAACGATCTTCTCCCTGGTGATGTCGAATGTTGGAGCTGTAGTTGTCCTGGCGCCGCTTGTGGTAAGCATTGGATTAATTGCAGGAGTTGATCCCCGGCCGCTTGTTCTTCTTGCCGCTGTAAATGCCGGGAACTCCTTTGTGCTGCCAACCCACCAGGTGAATGCACTAATGATGACTGCCGGCGGCTACAAAACACGGGATTACTTTAAAGCAGGCGGCGGAATGACAATTATATTTCTTGTAGTCTCTGTACTGTTCTTTTATTATACTTTTTTTTAA
- a CDS encoding rhodanese-like domain-containing protein, whose amino-acid sequence MSEWKQKVENEPGVIIDVRTQNEFDQGHLAETDLHYDFNSGEFEEKVDDLDKDKTYYLYCRTGNRSGQAADIMKKHGFENVHNIGGFEDLANSGFETN is encoded by the coding sequence ATGAGTGAATGGAAGCAGAAAGTAGAAAATGAACCTGGCGTAATTATTGATGTTCGAACTCAAAATGAGTTTGATCAGGGACATCTTGCAGAAACGGACCTGCACTACGACTTTAACAGCGGCGAATTTGAAGAGAAGGTAGATGATCTCGACAAAGATAAAACCTACTACCTCTACTGCCGAACAGGAAACAGAAGCGGACAGGCTGCTGATATCATGAAAAAGCACGGATTTGAAAACGTGCATAATATCGGTGGTTTCGAAGATCTTGCCAATTCCGGGTTTGAAACCAACTAA